Proteins co-encoded in one Methanomassiliicoccales archaeon genomic window:
- the hypD gene encoding hydrogenase formation protein HypD, translating into MNFKYRNESTARKILASLSKMDLHLRFMHVCGTHQDTLVRFGLEEPLLNAGVEIRQGPGCPVCVTTSREIVDMMALAEAGVTLTVFGDMLKVPTPLGSLAEVKASGADVRIVYSIEDAVRMAEKVDKLVFMAIGFETTIPTTAFPLLDGVPENFSIYSCHRQIPPALKALFDMGEIRIDGFIQPGHVATIIGLEPFRPFSESHQIPQVISGFEPLDLMMSIYMLAKQIKQGRHEVENEYSRVVRDEGNPKAIEAISQVFKPVDREWRGFPVIRGSALELRDEFDAHNARLVHEELLSDLPPVEEELKGCRCGEVLRGIMDSEECPAFGKGCSPIHPMGPCMVSMEGSCNIKYRYGRK; encoded by the coding sequence ATGAACTTCAAGTACAGGAACGAATCCACTGCCCGGAAGATTCTCGCTTCACTGAGCAAGATGGACCTGCACCTTCGGTTCATGCATGTATGTGGAACACACCAGGACACATTGGTCAGATTTGGACTTGAAGAACCATTATTGAATGCAGGTGTAGAGATAAGACAGGGGCCGGGCTGCCCGGTTTGCGTCACAACCTCCCGAGAGATCGTTGACATGATGGCCCTGGCGGAAGCAGGGGTGACCCTCACTGTGTTCGGAGACATGCTCAAGGTTCCTACGCCATTGGGGTCTCTGGCGGAGGTGAAAGCCTCTGGAGCAGACGTCAGGATAGTCTACTCCATCGAGGACGCGGTAAGAATGGCTGAGAAGGTGGATAAGTTGGTCTTCATGGCAATTGGTTTTGAGACCACCATACCGACGACGGCCTTCCCCCTTCTTGATGGCGTTCCGGAGAACTTCTCCATATATAGCTGTCACAGGCAGATCCCTCCCGCCTTGAAGGCACTTTTTGATATGGGTGAGATACGCATCGATGGGTTCATCCAACCTGGGCACGTGGCCACCATAATAGGCCTTGAACCCTTCAGGCCGTTCTCCGAGAGCCATCAGATCCCGCAGGTGATATCTGGTTTCGAACCGCTCGACCTGATGATGTCAATCTATATGCTGGCTAAACAAATAAAGCAAGGCAGACATGAAGTCGAGAATGAATACTCGAGGGTGGTAAGGGATGAGGGCAATCCAAAAGCGATAGAGGCCATATCCCAGGTATTCAAGCCGGTTGACCGGGAGTGGAGAGGTTTCCCCGTCATTAGAGGAAGCGCCTTGGAACTGAGGGATGAATTCGACGCTCATAATGCCCGTCTGGTTCATGAAGAACTCCTTTCCGACCTTCCGCCGGTTGAAGAGGAGCTCAAGGGCTGCAGATGCGGAGAGGTTCTAAGGGGGATCATGGACTCGGAGGAATGTCCCGCTTTTGGGAAGGGGTGTTCACCAATTCATCCCATGGGCCCTTGCATGGTGTCCATGGAAGGAAGCTGTAACATCAAGTATAGATATGGCAGGAAGTGA
- a CDS encoding DUF998 domain-containing protein: MEKKNLMRTTAIIGLIGAILFALLWTSAVIADGNWVLGEETLSELGGDRPGRLYFNTGVIVMGIMGLLFAVGLFLILKEDLLGRIGTSVLFVGAVALIGVGIFPITTGEYHTFFSYAFFGLMLVTMFLLALPIWRECRLGPLGGIVTVGALAVSLVFLFTSSIPLTEAVAVICLLIWTVTISTLILTLPMRRKGFGAGN, translated from the coding sequence ATGGAGAAGAAGAATCTGATGAGGACCACAGCAATCATTGGCCTGATAGGGGCCATACTCTTCGCCCTGTTATGGACCTCAGCGGTAATTGCCGACGGAAACTGGGTACTGGGTGAGGAGACCTTGAGCGAGCTTGGTGGAGATCGGCCAGGGAGACTCTACTTCAATACTGGCGTCATTGTGATGGGAATAATGGGGCTGCTATTCGCCGTTGGTCTGTTCCTCATCCTCAAAGAGGATCTTCTCGGTAGAATTGGCACTTCAGTATTGTTCGTGGGGGCTGTTGCCCTGATCGGAGTTGGGATATTCCCCATAACCACAGGCGAATACCACACGTTCTTCTCCTACGCATTCTTTGGCCTGATGCTGGTCACGATGTTTCTTCTGGCATTGCCGATATGGCGGGAGTGCAGGCTTGGCCCATTAGGGGGGATTGTGACTGTTGGAGCTCTTGCCGTCTCACTGGTTTTCCTGTTCACAAGCTCCATTCCATTGACTGAAGCTGTTGCGGTAATATGCCTTCTGATATGGACCGTGACCATCTCCACTTTAATTCTGACACTGCCTATGAGGAGAAAGGGATTTGGAGCTGGGAATTGA
- the hypA gene encoding hydrogenase maturation nickel metallochaperone HypA, which yields MHEVSVMSSILEQVLKELDKHEVRKVEEVELVVGELTFLGHEQLMFAYEIMSRDTPLEGAELKIMTESIEVECSSCGYSGPTDYLDGEEYHMSVPLLQCPKCSGKVIIVKGKRCGVTSIKVIEK from the coding sequence ATGCACGAGGTCTCGGTCATGTCCAGCATATTGGAACAAGTCCTTAAGGAGCTGGACAAGCACGAAGTGAGGAAGGTGGAGGAGGTCGAGCTCGTAGTGGGAGAACTGACATTCCTAGGCCACGAACAGCTGATGTTCGCCTATGAGATCATGAGTAGGGACACCCCACTTGAGGGGGCGGAACTTAAGATAATGACCGAGAGCATAGAGGTGGAGTGTTCCTCTTGCGGCTACTCAGGGCCGACCGATTACCTCGATGGGGAAGAGTATCACATGTCAGTACCCCTTCTCCAATGTCCAAAATGCAGTGGGAAGGTCATTATCGTGAAGGGAAAGAGATGCGGGGTCACATCCATCAAGGTGATTGAAAAATGA
- a CDS encoding thioredoxin family protein yields the protein MRIEVFGSGCAKCKRLEKNVNKAVFETGIEAQVVKVQDIQEIIDRGVMITPALFIDGEPKAMGRVPSIDEITEMLRELR from the coding sequence ATGAGAATCGAGGTGTTCGGCTCCGGATGCGCCAAGTGTAAGAGGCTGGAGAAGAATGTGAATAAGGCTGTCTTCGAGACAGGTATTGAGGCGCAAGTGGTCAAGGTCCAGGACATTCAGGAAATCATCGACAGGGGGGTCATGATCACTCCGGCCCTCTTCATCGACGGGGAGCCAAAGGCAATGGGGCGGGTTCCAAGCATCGATGAGATAACTGAAATGCTGAGAGAACTAAGATAA
- a CDS encoding DUF1211 domain-containing protein, translating into MVGNIDKGEFLGLTTHRIEALTDGVFAIAMTLLVLSLNLPEITSQESFHDLLYGQVHVFLAYVLSFLLLAVFWIIHHYQFHRIERTDRVLLWINIIILMFVALMPFSTSIVGDYPSEPLAKAFFDMNLFILGLLFYVNWRYASGQHRLIDPNMPQEKIELVGRKSLVIPIVSLVSFVLAFLITDYSSISYLLIPIILYLPYFRGSSPSVP; encoded by the coding sequence ATGGTTGGAAATATCGATAAGGGAGAATTCCTAGGTCTCACGACCCATCGGATAGAGGCTCTTACCGACGGTGTTTTCGCAATTGCCATGACACTTCTCGTTCTCAGTCTGAATCTTCCCGAGATAACCAGCCAGGAGAGCTTTCATGACCTCCTTTACGGCCAAGTCCATGTCTTCCTCGCTTATGTTCTGAGTTTTCTTCTTCTGGCTGTATTCTGGATAATTCATCATTACCAGTTTCATAGAATAGAGAGGACCGACAGGGTCCTTCTATGGATCAATATCATCATCTTGATGTTCGTCGCCCTTATGCCCTTTTCGACATCCATAGTGGGAGATTATCCATCCGAGCCTCTGGCCAAGGCCTTTTTCGATATGAACTTGTTTATCCTAGGCCTGCTCTTCTACGTGAACTGGAGGTACGCATCAGGACAGCATCGCCTCATCGATCCGAATATGCCTCAAGAAAAGATAGAACTGGTGGGTAGGAAATCATTGGTGATCCCGATCGTTTCTCTTGTATCATTTGTACTGGCTTTCTTAATAACAGATTACTCCTCGATATCATATTTACTGATACCCATCATCCTCTATCTTCCTTATTTCCGGGGGTCAAGCCCTTCGGTCCCATAA
- a CDS encoding endonuclease III yields the protein MPSKDAEQILEKIRDAGYGEAYPGRNRARKPGWNRDPFHVLISTVLSQRTKDENTYNASKMLFSKYDTPSEVALAPLQELEELVRPAGFPSAKASAIKEIARMVHELHSDKVPKDIDILLTFPMVGRKTANCVLAYAFGEDAICVDTHVHRISNRMGLVSTKDPEHTEMALREVFPRRLWRDINKLLVVFGQEICRPRNPKCEECPVSSKCEYYVSLKAGDRLRG from the coding sequence ATGCCCAGCAAGGATGCTGAACAGATCCTCGAGAAGATAAGGGATGCTGGATATGGGGAGGCCTACCCCGGTAGGAACAGAGCAAGAAAGCCAGGATGGAACAGGGATCCATTTCACGTCCTCATTTCCACCGTTCTCTCCCAGAGGACCAAAGATGAAAACACCTACAACGCCTCGAAAATGCTCTTTTCCAAATATGACACTCCTTCGGAAGTCGCCTTGGCGCCATTGCAGGAATTGGAGGAACTGGTGCGACCTGCAGGATTTCCAAGTGCCAAGGCCTCCGCCATCAAGGAGATCGCCCGAATGGTTCACGAACTTCACTCGGATAAGGTACCCAAAGATATCGATATCTTGTTGACTTTTCCGATGGTCGGCAGAAAGACAGCGAATTGCGTACTGGCATATGCTTTCGGAGAGGACGCCATTTGTGTCGACACACATGTTCACCGCATTTCAAATCGCATGGGCCTGGTTTCGACCAAGGATCCGGAACACACGGAAATGGCTCTTCGAGAAGTCTTTCCCCGCCGATTGTGGAGGGATATCAACAAGCTCCTTGTGGTCTTCGGTCAGGAGATATGCCGTCCAAGGAATCCAAAGTGCGAGGAGTGCCCAGTCAGTTCCAAGTGCGAATACTATGTTTCTTTGAAAGCAGGCGATAGGCTCAGAGGTTGA
- the nikR gene encoding nickel-responsive transcriptional regulator NikR encodes MENVTRIGVSLEPELLKKFDKIVEKKGYTTRSEAIRDLIRRALNEEGWKHEGLEIIGTITLAYDHHSGGVQERLMEIQHEHYPKITSALHIHLDQEKCLEVLLVRGMANEVKQLADELTSVRGVLHGKMTMTSVRSLSLGGEEDQGHFH; translated from the coding sequence ATGGAAAATGTAACTAGAATTGGGGTGTCGCTTGAGCCAGAACTATTGAAGAAGTTCGACAAGATAGTCGAGAAGAAAGGATACACTACGCGGTCTGAAGCGATAAGGGACCTTATCCGAAGGGCGCTCAATGAGGAAGGATGGAAACATGAGGGGCTGGAGATCATCGGTACGATCACCCTTGCCTACGACCACCACTCAGGCGGGGTTCAGGAGAGACTTATGGAGATCCAGCATGAGCACTATCCAAAGATCACATCAGCCCTCCACATTCACCTGGACCAGGAGAAGTGCCTTGAGGTCCTTCTGGTTCGGGGAATGGCCAATGAAGTGAAGCAGCTGGCAGATGAACTGACCTCGGTGAGAGGCGTTCTCCACGGAAAGATGACAATGACCTCGGTTCGTTCGCTTTCGCTTGGAGGGGAAGAGGATCAAGGGCACTTCCATTGA
- a CDS encoding bifunctional folylpolyglutamate synthase/dihydrofolate synthase: MNYRETLDWLFGLEARGIKFGLENITELMHMMGNPQESYRSIHVGGTNGKGSVCALTASSLMEAGYRVGMYTSPHIVDFGERIQIDGVPLPEKEMLRLAEEVRDLSCTMAEESIEKRMTFFELTTAMAFTRFAEMEVDWAVIEVGMGGRLDATNILNPECAVITRLAIEHTEYLGTDIDQIAYEKAGILKRRVPSVTGASNGMGLETIMNRAKELEAPLKVLNNDLKYRLIETSLEGTEMEILDGPRLFSKLAGGYQAANMALAYMALNELRLPELSDELVVRGMRSAKWPGRLESIHHSPRVILDATHTGDGARVVAAELSNMIEGDMILVMGVLGDKDIGEMAKAFGSLCKRAIATSPRSKRSFSAEKVEEALRPYCPLVERVDDVGNALQHALDISCPEDTILVTGSLYTIGEAKRWWDAQQGC; this comes from the coding sequence ATGAACTACCGGGAAACATTGGATTGGCTCTTTGGCCTGGAAGCCAGAGGTATCAAGTTCGGTCTGGAGAACATTACCGAGCTCATGCACATGATGGGAAATCCGCAAGAAAGCTATCGCTCGATCCATGTGGGGGGGACCAATGGAAAAGGGTCGGTCTGTGCTCTCACCGCATCATCTCTCATGGAGGCTGGATATAGAGTAGGAATGTACACATCGCCCCATATCGTAGATTTCGGGGAGAGGATACAGATCGATGGGGTACCCCTCCCAGAAAAGGAAATGCTTCGTCTGGCTGAAGAGGTCAGAGACCTCTCTTGTACAATGGCCGAGGAATCTATAGAAAAGAGGATGACGTTCTTCGAGCTCACAACGGCCATGGCTTTCACCCGTTTCGCGGAGATGGAGGTCGACTGGGCAGTCATTGAGGTGGGAATGGGGGGTAGATTGGATGCCACCAACATCCTGAACCCGGAATGCGCGGTGATAACCAGGCTGGCAATCGAACATACAGAATACCTGGGGACCGACATAGATCAGATAGCCTACGAGAAGGCCGGGATCCTGAAGAGAAGAGTTCCATCGGTAACCGGAGCCTCCAATGGAATGGGGCTGGAGACCATCATGAATAGGGCAAAGGAGCTGGAAGCCCCCCTAAAGGTTCTCAATAATGACCTGAAGTACAGACTTATTGAAACATCGCTTGAAGGGACCGAGATGGAAATTCTTGATGGACCGAGACTCTTTTCAAAGCTTGCTGGTGGCTATCAGGCAGCGAACATGGCCCTAGCGTACATGGCACTGAATGAGCTGCGTCTTCCAGAACTGAGCGACGAGTTGGTCGTAAGAGGGATGAGAAGTGCCAAATGGCCAGGAAGGCTTGAGTCGATTCATCATTCACCGCGTGTAATACTCGATGCAACTCATACAGGAGATGGTGCCAGGGTAGTGGCCGCCGAGCTGAGCAACATGATAGAGGGGGATATGATCCTGGTTATGGGTGTACTTGGAGACAAGGACATTGGTGAGATGGCTAAAGCCTTTGGAAGTCTCTGTAAAAGGGCGATAGCGACCTCTCCAAGATCGAAGCGCTCTTTTTCGGCGGAAAAGGTCGAGGAGGCGCTTCGTCCTTATTGTCCCTTGGTGGAAAGAGTGGATGACGTAGGCAATGCGCTTCAACATGCGTTAGATATCTCTTGCCCAGAAGATACCATCCTGGTGACCGGTTCCCTCTATACCATAGGAGAAGCGAAGAGGTGGTGGGATGCCCAGCAAGGATGCTGA
- a CDS encoding CoA-binding protein, whose translation MSLSLLFNPSSIAVVGASDHPGKVGNVILENLRASSTKLFAVNPYDDYVGGMVSYPTVMDIPETPDLAVIAIPAKYAVEVAAECAEKGVSFIIPVASGFSEIGGEGVELQKQLSIAIEGTKTRILGPNTLGILVPRNQIDTFFTPTDKSPRPHDGSIAVISQSGSVLTGVFEMAENEGVGVSVCVGLGNKVDLNENDFLEYLLGDESTKCIALYLESFEDGKKFIDLARKVTPVKPVVAIKAGRTERGIRAAQSHTGALASSSDVLVDGIFRQFGISRAYDVTELLDMAKGMAWLDHIKGPRIAVVSSTGGFGIIAADYIESSVRGVNMKMAELSDETKKRIIDSSVYFATADNPIDLTGAVTDSMYDAVLATLQEDDGVDAILLLVQLQAPGTTESVVGIAQRWSREGIKPIVVCSIGGSYSWEVLKRFEERCIPAYNSLKRAIWVLRGLCDRGIYLRRIRVIK comes from the coding sequence ATGTCACTTAGTTTGCTCTTCAATCCATCGAGCATTGCTGTGGTCGGTGCCTCTGACCATCCGGGAAAGGTGGGGAATGTCATCCTGGAAAACCTGAGGGCCAGCAGTACGAAGTTATTCGCGGTTAATCCCTACGATGATTATGTGGGTGGCATGGTGAGCTATCCCACGGTCATGGACATCCCAGAAACCCCCGATCTCGCGGTCATCGCCATCCCTGCCAAGTACGCAGTGGAGGTCGCAGCAGAATGTGCCGAGAAGGGGGTCTCTTTCATCATTCCGGTCGCCAGCGGTTTCTCGGAGATCGGAGGAGAGGGGGTGGAGCTGCAGAAGCAGCTCTCAATTGCCATAGAAGGGACGAAGACGAGAATATTGGGCCCAAACACCCTCGGCATCCTGGTACCGAGGAACCAGATCGATACGTTCTTCACTCCGACCGATAAGAGTCCAAGGCCCCATGACGGTTCGATAGCTGTTATCAGTCAGAGCGGCTCTGTCTTGACAGGCGTCTTCGAAATGGCCGAGAATGAGGGCGTAGGAGTCTCGGTATGTGTTGGTCTGGGCAACAAGGTGGACTTGAATGAGAACGATTTTCTCGAGTATCTGTTGGGCGATGAAAGTACCAAATGCATTGCGCTGTACCTCGAGTCTTTTGAGGATGGAAAAAAGTTCATAGACCTTGCAAGGAAGGTCACCCCCGTCAAACCGGTGGTCGCCATCAAAGCCGGAAGGACCGAGAGAGGAATTCGGGCTGCACAATCACACACCGGAGCGTTGGCCAGCTCATCTGACGTGCTTGTTGATGGCATCTTCAGGCAATTCGGGATATCCCGGGCGTATGATGTCACCGAGCTTCTAGACATGGCGAAGGGCATGGCATGGCTCGACCATATTAAAGGGCCAAGAATCGCCGTGGTCTCCTCGACGGGTGGTTTTGGGATCATCGCTGCCGACTACATCGAATCGTCGGTGAGGGGAGTTAACATGAAAATGGCGGAGTTGAGCGATGAGACCAAGAAACGAATCATCGACTCGTCGGTTTACTTCGCCACAGCTGACAACCCTATCGATCTGACAGGGGCGGTCACAGACAGCATGTACGATGCCGTACTGGCAACCTTACAGGAGGACGACGGTGTGGATGCCATTCTCCTCCTTGTTCAGCTCCAGGCACCGGGAACCACGGAGAGCGTGGTGGGGATTGCTCAGAGGTGGAGTAGGGAGGGCATTAAGCCGATCGTGGTGTGTTCGATCGGGGGAAGTTACTCCTGGGAAGTGTTGAAGAGGTTCGAGGAGAGATGCATACCGGCATACAATTCCCTCAAGAGGGCAATTTGGGTACTAAGGGGGCTCTGTGACAGGGGCATCTATTTGAGAAGAATTCGCGTTATCAAATAA
- a CDS encoding permease, with translation MLEAIIAAFVSGIDSVLEYLSAHVLTCLVPAFFIAGAIGAFIKKDIILKYFGPITKRWISFGLASISGSVLAVCSCTIIPLFAGIYKKGSGIGPATTFLFAGPAINVLAIIYTAQVLGYELGLARAVAAIFSAILLGLIMSMIFKKHDRDLVEKEKMNLLGVPTQPRERPKWVVVFFFILLICILIFGASGLDPVIKLMIIYALTVALALLLIYFFKKDEVTDWGYETWDLTKKILPILIIGTFIVGVIAYFLPPETFQPYLGDNSLPSVFLASLLGVILYMPTLLEVPIIGTTFGFTSGIMANGPALALLLSGPTISLPSIIVLNRIMGGRKTLVYVLLTLLLATISGMIYGGLTG, from the coding sequence TTGCTTGAGGCTATAATAGCAGCATTCGTCAGCGGTATCGATAGCGTTCTAGAGTACCTCTCCGCGCATGTTTTGACCTGCCTGGTTCCCGCTTTCTTTATTGCGGGCGCGATAGGCGCTTTCATCAAGAAGGATATAATACTGAAGTACTTCGGGCCGATCACAAAGCGATGGATCTCATTTGGATTGGCGTCCATCTCGGGTTCCGTTCTAGCCGTGTGCAGCTGCACGATCATACCGCTCTTTGCTGGTATATACAAGAAGGGAAGCGGCATAGGACCCGCGACGACCTTTCTCTTTGCAGGACCCGCCATCAATGTTCTTGCGATCATCTACACTGCCCAGGTACTGGGATACGAACTGGGTCTAGCCAGGGCTGTGGCCGCAATCTTCAGTGCCATACTTCTTGGGCTGATCATGTCGATGATCTTCAAGAAGCACGATCGAGACCTGGTGGAAAAGGAGAAAATGAACCTTCTGGGGGTGCCGACACAACCAAGGGAAAGACCCAAGTGGGTTGTAGTATTCTTCTTCATACTGCTAATATGCATATTGATATTCGGGGCCTCGGGCCTAGATCCCGTCATCAAGCTGATGATAATCTACGCCCTGACCGTGGCTCTAGCCCTCCTTCTTATATATTTCTTCAAGAAGGACGAGGTCACAGATTGGGGTTACGAGACATGGGATCTTACCAAGAAGATCCTCCCCATACTGATCATCGGAACATTCATCGTCGGTGTCATAGCCTACTTCTTGCCCCCTGAGACCTTCCAGCCCTATCTTGGCGACAATTCTCTGCCCTCTGTCTTCCTAGCCTCATTACTGGGAGTAATCCTTTACATGCCAACGCTTCTCGAGGTCCCCATCATCGGTACCACCTTTGGTTTCACATCGGGCATCATGGCCAACGGTCCCGCCTTAGCCCTGCTTCTTTCTGGTCCGACGATAAGTCTTCCCAGCATCATAGTCCTTAACCGAATAATGGGTGGGAGAAAGACGCTGGTCTATGTTCTCCTGACCCTCCTTCTCGCGACAATCTCTGGAATGATCTATGGGGGTTTAACGGGGTGA
- a CDS encoding winged helix-turn-helix transcriptional regulator, translated as MRFVNGERKSERSICLGEVNVLAPGEVVENVEILGGLDSLRSKLPLDDEIEKMAHSYKALADPIRIKVLWSLSLSDLCPCILKEILDLSDSKLSYHLNILESAGYIASRKEKNWRIYSLTERGSSVL; from the coding sequence ATGAGATTTGTGAACGGGGAAAGGAAATCTGAACGAAGCATCTGCTTGGGTGAAGTGAACGTTTTAGCACCTGGAGAGGTTGTTGAGAACGTAGAAATCTTGGGTGGATTGGATTCTCTGAGATCAAAGCTACCCCTAGATGATGAAATAGAGAAAATGGCTCACTCCTACAAGGCTCTGGCAGATCCCATCCGTATCAAGGTTCTATGGTCACTCTCCCTTAGCGATCTCTGTCCTTGCATTCTCAAGGAGATACTGGACCTCTCTGATTCAAAGCTCTCATATCATCTGAATATCCTTGAGAGTGCAGGTTACATTGCCAGCAGAAAGGAGAAGAACTGGAGGATCTACTCCCTTACTGAGAGGGGGTCTTCTGTTCTTTAG
- a CDS encoding DNA topoisomerase I yields the protein MSSLIISEKSNAAARIATILSNGKQRKQNVQGIPVFEFDRDGEDYSVVGLRGHIVHLDYPKEMRDWGKTDPKKLALTEPEKKVTAGRLITVLRDLAHYSNQIIMATDYDREGELIGLETVRMLGVDDKILRRAKFSALTKQEIEEAFSNLTVPDAKLADSAETRQLIDLAWGASLTRLISLASGQTGHNFLSVGRVQSPTLSLIVDKHIEIENFLPEPFWLIGAKFNKVRNFLGEHVNNPFRDRKVADAIMDKIENASQGTVSRFDVKEKDELPPPPFNTTMLLVEANKIGLPASKAMKVAEDLYTDGFISYPRTDNTVYPKSLSLKFILERLKESEFKKEAEEILSQDRIRASMGKVQTTDHPPIHPVAPATKKKLKGDRWTLYELITRRFLATVAPAAKAEVIDCEVDVEGEAFTSKGYRILKEGWRKYYPYWRVRENILPKLEKGENVEVLSLDVQERMTQPPSHYTQGTLIQQMERLGLGTKSTRHDIVQKLYDRKYVEGANLIPTASGIAVVKSLEKHARTITESKMTSTLEKDMERIAEGEITLEEVVKESQEMLLGVIEVMQEHKDEIGFEIRQALQEQRFVGKCPKCGGDLRVIRSRKGPFIGCSNYPECKNAFPLPRSAKLETTEERCDVCELPKLKVIRKGQPVSIQCIDPKCETNKDRGNLGKCPKCGGDLRILYSRSGKRFVGCSGYPDCDQTYPLFQRGTIVPRGEECDECGAPVIDVKNGKRMTRKCIDPACSKNNNENGKMDQ from the coding sequence ATGAGTAGTCTGATAATCTCTGAGAAGTCAAATGCAGCCGCAAGGATCGCTACCATCCTCTCGAATGGAAAGCAAAGGAAACAAAACGTACAGGGTATTCCTGTATTCGAATTCGATCGTGATGGGGAAGATTACAGCGTGGTAGGTCTCAGAGGTCACATCGTTCACCTTGATTATCCAAAGGAGATGAGAGACTGGGGTAAGACAGACCCCAAGAAACTGGCCTTGACCGAACCTGAGAAGAAGGTGACCGCGGGCAGACTCATCACTGTTCTCAGAGACCTCGCCCATTACAGCAATCAGATCATAATGGCCACCGATTACGACCGGGAGGGTGAGCTGATCGGTCTTGAGACGGTAAGAATGCTGGGCGTTGACGACAAGATCTTAAGGAGGGCCAAGTTCAGCGCTCTTACCAAACAAGAGATCGAAGAGGCTTTCTCCAATCTTACAGTTCCAGATGCAAAGTTGGCGGACTCTGCGGAGACCCGTCAGCTTATCGATTTGGCCTGGGGAGCATCTCTGACCAGGTTAATTTCACTTGCTTCGGGTCAGACTGGCCACAACTTCCTATCGGTTGGAAGAGTGCAGAGTCCCACCCTGAGCTTGATCGTTGATAAGCATATAGAAATTGAGAACTTTTTACCTGAACCATTCTGGTTAATCGGCGCGAAATTCAACAAGGTACGGAATTTCTTGGGAGAACATGTGAACAACCCCTTCCGTGACCGGAAGGTGGCCGACGCCATAATGGATAAGATCGAGAACGCCAGCCAGGGTACTGTCTCGCGGTTCGATGTCAAGGAAAAGGATGAGCTTCCACCGCCGCCCTTCAACACAACCATGCTTCTGGTGGAGGCGAATAAGATCGGGCTTCCGGCCTCCAAGGCCATGAAGGTGGCCGAGGACCTCTATACCGATGGTTTCATATCTTATCCCAGAACGGACAACACCGTGTACCCCAAGTCTCTTTCGCTCAAATTCATATTAGAGAGGCTCAAGGAATCTGAGTTCAAGAAGGAGGCGGAAGAGATCCTTTCCCAGGATCGAATCAGAGCCTCCATGGGTAAGGTTCAGACCACTGACCATCCTCCTATACATCCGGTAGCGCCGGCCACGAAGAAGAAACTTAAGGGAGACCGCTGGACGCTGTATGAGCTGATTACTCGTCGTTTCCTGGCGACGGTAGCACCCGCCGCGAAGGCTGAAGTAATCGATTGCGAGGTAGATGTTGAGGGAGAGGCATTCACCTCCAAGGGATACAGGATCCTAAAAGAGGGATGGAGAAAGTACTACCCATACTGGAGGGTGAGAGAGAACATACTTCCCAAACTGGAGAAAGGAGAGAACGTCGAAGTCCTCTCATTGGATGTCCAAGAAAGGATGACCCAGCCTCCATCTCACTACACTCAGGGGACACTCATTCAGCAGATGGAAAGGCTAGGATTAGGAACCAAGAGTACTAGACATGACATCGTCCAGAAACTCTATGACCGTAAGTATGTTGAAGGTGCGAACCTCATCCCGACAGCCAGTGGCATTGCGGTGGTCAAGAGCTTGGAGAAGCACGCAAGGACCATAACCGAGAGTAAGATGACCTCCACCTTGGAGAAGGATATGGAACGGATCGCGGAGGGCGAAATCACCCTGGAGGAAGTGGTCAAGGAATCCCAAGAGATGCTTCTGGGCGTTATCGAAGTCATGCAGGAGCACAAGGACGAGATTGGCTTTGAGATCCGACAGGCACTTCAAGAGCAACGATTCGTAGGCAAATGTCCAAAATGCGGCGGAGACCTCCGAGTTATCAGGTCCAGGAAGGGTCCGTTCATAGGTTGTTCCAATTACCCGGAATGCAAGAATGCATTTCCTCTTCCCAGATCAGCGAAATTGGAGACAACGGAGGAGAGATGCGATGTCTGCGAGCTTCCAAAGCTCAAGGTCATCCGCAAGGGACAGCCAGTCTCCATTCAATGCATCGATCCAAAGTGCGAGACCAACAAGGATCGAGGCAATTTGGGAAAATGCCCCAAGTGCGGTGGCGACCTCCGTATTCTGTACTCAAGAAGTGGAAAGAGGTTCGTGGGATGTTCTGGATATCCAGACTGCGACCAGACGTATCCACTTTTCCAGAGGGGCACCATAGTGCCCCGTGGTGAAGAATGCGATGAATGTGGTGCACCTGTCATTGATGTGAAGAACGGAAAAAGAATGACTCGGAAGTGCATAGATCCGGCCTGTTCCAAGAACAACAATGAGAATGGCAAGATGGATCAGTGA